The DNA segment CCGCCAGCCGCCGCGCGTCGCGCACCTGCACCGGCGAGGGCTCGAGCGCCACGGCGCGGTTGCGCTCGCCGGCCAGGCAGAAGATGGCGGAGATGAGCCCACGTGCCGCGCCCACGTCCAGCAGCACGCCGCCGGTGCGCCCCTCGCGGACGACGGCGGCCAGCTCCTCGACCGAGTCGGCGTTGTCGACGATGTGGTAGCGGAGATCGTCGTACGCCGCGCGCGGCACCCGCAGCGCCACGCCGCGGAACGACGCCTCCACCACGTCGTCGCCCACGCGCAGGATGGTACCGGGCGAGGGCGGCGCGGCGCGGTAGCCAAACAGGCGCGCGCGGAACGGCGCCTTGAGCGGCTCCGGCACCCAGCGCGCCAGGTTCCTCCGCATCCACCGCAGGTTCAGCATGAAGCCATCACCGATGAACGGACCAGGACGACGCTCGAGGTTCGAACAAAATATTGGTGCGCGACAATGCGAGATTTGATGCGCGACGATGCATCTGTGCACGACGACGCGTTTGTGCGCGACGATGGGTTTGTGCGCAACGATGCGTTTGTGCGCGATGATGCATTTGTGCGCGACAATGCGAGATTTGATGCGCGACAATGCGAGTAAACTCGCGGCTACAAACACACGCAGTCCGCCTTCGCGGACTTCATCGGCGCAAGGAGCACCATCGTCGCGGTCAGCGCGGCATTCGCGCGGCCGCAGGCGGGCCCCCTCCCCGGCCCCTCCCCCGCTGCGCAGGGGAGGGGAGAACTCAGCGCGGCTGAAAGTGCAGCACTCAGCACTTGGGACTTAGGACTTAGGACTTAGGACTTCCTCCGGCACCAATCTCAGCCTCGCCAGCCACGGCCGCACCCTCGCGGGAAGCGGCAGCCCCGCGTACAGCGGCCGCATCGCCCACAGGTACACCAGCGCGAGCACCGGCGCCAGCGCCAGCGGCAGCCAGACGTTCGCGCGCATCGCCAATCCGACGAGCGTGCCGAGGACCAGCAGCGCGCCGCCGCGGGTCGCCCACGGGCGCAGCGCGCGGCGCCAGAGCTCGCGCTGCGGCAGGCCGGTGGTGCGGCACACCATCCACACCCCGGCCGGGTACGCGACCGCCGCCGTGCTCACCACCGCGGCGAGCGCGATCCCCGCCAGCCCGAACAGGCGGCCGAGGAGGATCGCCGCGCACAGGTTCACCGCGCCCTGCAGCAGCGACGCCCAGCCCGCCTGCACGCGCGTCCCCAGCGTCGCGCTGGTCGTGAACAGCCCGTGCGCCAGGGAGTGGGAGAGCACCACCAGCGCCAGCATCAGGTTCAGCGCGAACCCGCCGAAGCGCTGCGGCCCCACCCAGAGCGTCACGAAGCTGGGGTTGAAGGCCGCGATCGCGCACGCCACCCCGCCGCTGGTGATCAGGATCATCCGCAGGAGGGAGACGACGACCTCGCGCACCCGCTCCGGCCGCCCCTCGCCCTTGAGCTGCGCCAGGCCGACCAGCCCCGAGTCGGGGAGCTGCCAGCTCATCTGCATCGCCACGGTGCCGAGCTTGAACGTCATCGCGTAGACCACCGCGGCGCCGGGGCCGAGCACGGAAAGGATGATGATGCTGTCGCTCGCCGCCACCATCCGCCATCCCAGCCCCGCCGTCCACGAGCCGAACCCCTGCGCCGTCATCGTCCGCATCGCCGCGAGCGAGGGGAGGCGCCAGCCGTGCAGCAGGTCGGGGGCGACGCGCCGCAGCCGCGCCAGGCTCGCGACGCCCGCCACCACGCCGGGGAGCGCCGTGGCCGCCGCGAGCGCATAGAGGCCGAATCCGCCCAGCAGCAGGCCCAGCGTCAGCGCCACGTTCAGCCCCACCTGCACCAGCGACAGCGCGCCGGAGAAGGTGACGTCCTGCAGCCCGATGATCCCCGCGTAGAAGGTGCGCAGCGGCATCCCCACCGCCATCGCCACGACGAGGAAGACGAGCGGGCCGGAGATGGCGGCGTGCTGCGCCGGGGTCACGTGCGCGACCGACGGCGCCAGGCGGAAGGCCACGAAGGCGAGGATGCCGAACGCCGCCGCCGCCGCCGCGGAGAAGAGGACGCCGCCGGCCAGCAGCCCGCGCATGGCCTCGCGGTCGCCGCGCCCGTCGTTCTCCGCCATCAGCCAGGGGATCACGCCCACCACGCCTAGATCGACCATCGACGAGTACGCCAGCAGCTCGCCGAACGCCAGCCACACGCCGTAGAGGTCGTTCGGCACGTGCGCCAGGACGAACGGGACGAGCACGATCCCGCTCACCAGCGCCAGCGCGAACTGCAGATAGCCGAAGACGGCGGTGATCCCCGCCCGGCGGGTGCGGCTCATCCGTTCCGCCTCAGGCCCACGGCATAGAGCGCCATCTGCTTCATCGCCGCCATCCACCCGGCGCGGGTCGCCCGCCGCCGCCACGCCGTCCGCGCGCGGGGATGCTCGCGGCGGATGGTCTCGCCCCAGCGCTCGAAGAAGATGCGCGCGTTCCGCAGCCCCAGCGCCATCCGCTTCTCCGACGGCGTGCGGGAGAGGGTGGAGCTCACCTTGTGCTCGTACGCGCCGCCGCGCTCGAACCCGTGCGTGGCGATCTTCCACCCCGCCGCGCGGATGCGGTAGCAGAGGTCCACCTCGTCCCACTCCGTCGGCCGGAACGCCTCGTCCAGCGCGCCGACCCTGTCGATGCACGCCTTGCGGACGACCCAGGGCCGCATCACCCCGTCCACCTCGTGGATGCGCACCCAGTTGAGCGGCGCGGGGCCGATGGTGCTCTGAACGCGCTTCCAGTCGATGGTGTCGTGCCACGTCTCCAGCGGCGCGGCCACGGGGGTGAAGG comes from the Longimicrobium sp. genome and includes:
- a CDS encoding glycosyltransferase; this encodes MSTPELSVVIPTHDNLPMLRRCLESWRRHADGAPVELIVIADGCTDGTDAYLDELCATAWGKRHLRWANTPDVHELMCTNLGLKEASAPLVMSWHDDMFLQADWFVPELLATFASIPEIGLMSLSRGLTFTPVAAPLETWHDTIDWKRVQSTIGPAPLNWVRIHEVDGVMRPWVVRKACIDRVGALDEAFRPTEWDEVDLCYRIRAAGWKIATHGFERGGAYEHKVSSTLSRTPSEKRMALGLRNARIFFERWGETIRREHPRARTAWRRRATRAGWMAAMKQMALYAVGLRRNG